In a single window of the Mucilaginibacter defluvii genome:
- a CDS encoding Fur family transcriptional regulator, whose translation MIKRRSTPTKEAVLEVLKNTGKAMSKDAIEQQIQVDIDRATIYRVLNRFCEDGTLHKIIAEGGKQYFALCIKCKDTDQVRHHFHFRCNCCKTIECLPNSVHFTVPEGYEVEDVNCILSGVCKACAVQK comes from the coding sequence ATGATCAAAAGGCGAAGTACACCAACAAAGGAAGCGGTACTTGAGGTCCTCAAGAATACTGGGAAGGCCATGAGCAAGGATGCCATAGAGCAGCAGATCCAAGTGGACATCGACCGTGCGACCATTTACCGGGTACTCAACCGATTTTGTGAAGACGGAACATTGCATAAGATCATAGCGGAAGGCGGCAAGCAGTATTTTGCATTGTGTATCAAATGCAAAGACACAGATCAGGTGCGACATCATTTTCATTTCCGTTGCAATTGTTGTAAAACAATAGAATGCTTACCTAATTCTGTACACTTTACAGTACCGGAAGGCTATGAAGTAGAAGATGTAAACTGTATACTTAGCGGCGTATGTAAAGCATGCGCTGTTCAAAAATAA
- a CDS encoding NAD(P)/FAD-dependent oxidoreductase, whose amino-acid sequence MEAQDFKVIVVGGSYSGLSAAMTLGRSLRKTLVIDSAKPCNHFTPHSHNFLTQDGMTPQQIAKIAKEQVEKYASVTFISDEAIKAERLENTFIIETKSGQVYKTAKLVFSTGIKDIMPDIKGFVECWGKSVIHCPYCHGYEYRDQKTAIWVNEENAFHLAPLIRNLTQKVTVLTNGAVRFTTEERSKFNKNGIRIEEGKIAELEHSNGQLRTILFQDARKESFDALYTQLPFEQHCGIPSALGCEYTDKGYLKTDMFFKTTVEGVYACGDNTSPFRAVSNAVANGNFAGATINRELASEQF is encoded by the coding sequence ATGGAAGCACAAGATTTTAAAGTAATTGTTGTCGGCGGAAGCTATTCAGGCCTATCAGCGGCGATGACCCTGGGCAGATCTTTAAGGAAAACACTGGTTATTGACAGCGCAAAGCCTTGCAACCATTTTACGCCTCATTCCCATAATTTTCTAACACAGGATGGTATGACACCGCAGCAAATTGCAAAGATCGCCAAAGAACAGGTCGAGAAGTATGCTTCCGTAACGTTTATAAGTGATGAAGCGATCAAAGCCGAACGTTTGGAAAATACTTTTATAATCGAGACTAAATCCGGCCAGGTGTATAAGACAGCTAAACTGGTCTTTTCAACAGGCATTAAAGATATTATGCCGGACATTAAAGGCTTTGTAGAGTGCTGGGGCAAATCGGTCATTCACTGCCCTTACTGCCATGGATACGAGTACAGGGATCAGAAAACGGCCATTTGGGTAAACGAAGAGAACGCTTTTCATCTGGCTCCGCTTATTCGTAATCTCACCCAGAAGGTTACCGTACTGACCAACGGGGCCGTCCGGTTCACAACGGAGGAAAGGTCCAAATTCAACAAAAATGGCATCCGTATCGAAGAAGGTAAGATAGCCGAACTGGAACATTCAAATGGTCAGTTGCGAACTATCTTATTTCAGGATGCCCGTAAAGAAAGTTTCGATGCACTTTACACCCAATTACCTTTTGAACAGCATTGCGGCATTCCTTCGGCGTTAGGCTGTGAATATACGGACAAGGGCTATCTTAAAACAGACATGTTTTTTAAAACTACCGTTGAGGGCGTATACGCCTGTGGCGATAATACCAGCCCGTTCCGCGCCGTTTCAAATGCTGTAGCCAACGGCAATTTTGCCGGAGCGACCATCAACCGGGAATTAGCCAGCGAGCAATTTTAA
- a CDS encoding flavin monoamine oxidase family protein, with amino-acid sequence MNVEDKIIIIGGGLSGLLLAYQLEKLNVRSLFLEASNRLGGRIQTLTGVHGTPLELGATWFSDMHPNLLALIGDLGLTKFPQYSKGVSLFQTKSFEPAQQFYVSGAETPSYRLSGGTQQLIDTLAVRLKSTEIILNANADRITEAGTHVDVMTSEGQTYKGLVAVVCLPPQLAASQIKFEPILPDAVNKVLPAVQTWMAGSVKFTLEYGEPFWRNKGFSGMLYSHAGVVVEMYDHTNIEETLFGFTGFLNGGAANYDLEVRKEFVLRQLTDLFGAEAASPLTYQDKVWNDKYLLSGNPIIERPHQFNGHHLLQQAYLNQKLLFCGTETSPICGGYMEGAVISATRVAEQIRTFLNHTPHRA; translated from the coding sequence ATGAATGTTGAGGATAAAATTATTATTATCGGCGGCGGTTTAAGCGGTCTGCTGCTGGCCTACCAGTTAGAGAAGTTAAACGTCAGGTCACTTTTCTTAGAAGCATCGAATCGCCTAGGCGGAAGGATACAGACTTTAACAGGTGTCCATGGAACACCTCTGGAATTGGGTGCAACCTGGTTCTCCGATATGCATCCGAATCTCCTGGCGTTGATCGGTGATCTGGGATTGACTAAATTTCCTCAATATTCTAAAGGTGTCTCTTTATTTCAGACCAAATCTTTTGAGCCGGCCCAGCAATTTTATGTTTCGGGGGCAGAAACGCCTTCTTACCGGCTAAGTGGCGGAACACAGCAGCTGATAGATACACTCGCAGTCAGGCTGAAGAGTACAGAGATCATACTGAATGCTAATGCCGACCGCATCACCGAGGCGGGCACTCACGTCGATGTCATGACCAGCGAAGGCCAAACTTATAAAGGTCTGGTTGCGGTCGTTTGCCTGCCACCGCAGCTGGCAGCCTCCCAAATAAAGTTTGAGCCGATATTACCGGATGCGGTGAATAAAGTATTGCCAGCAGTACAAACGTGGATGGCGGGATCAGTAAAATTTACCCTGGAATATGGCGAACCTTTTTGGCGCAATAAAGGCTTTTCGGGCATGCTTTACAGCCATGCAGGAGTAGTCGTAGAAATGTATGATCATACCAATATAGAGGAGACGCTTTTTGGGTTTACTGGTTTTTTGAATGGCGGCGCAGCAAACTATGATCTTGAAGTAAGAAAAGAGTTCGTCTTACGTCAGCTGACCGATCTGTTCGGTGCGGAGGCTGCTAGTCCACTAACTTACCAGGACAAGGTATGGAATGATAAGTACCTGTTGTCCGGCAACCCCATCATTGAGCGACCGCACCAGTTCAACGGCCACCATTTGTTACAGCAAGCCTACCTGAATCAAAAACTGTTGTTTTGCGGTACGGAGACTTCGCCTATTTGCGGCGGGTATATGGAAGGGGCTGTCATTTCCGCCACAAGGGTTGCAGAGCAGATTCGCACTTTTTTGAACCACACACCGCACCGGGCATGA
- a CDS encoding thioredoxin family protein, producing MTYEQYHALFGRILSDPSLSHPYDNEAYLEYTKLNSSRMRRRDKQLSLDKHLMTLLQRLELPQHWIIITEPWCGDAAHILPFLIRMTTQNPLITYDIQLRDSSPFLIDSYLTEGAKSIPKLIVRNMAGEDLFNWGPRPKPAQKLLKSLTVASVDPKIALQNWYNQNKGVSINVEITQLFQQLNIR from the coding sequence ATGACGTACGAACAATACCATGCTTTATTCGGTCGCATTTTAAGCGATCCTTCGCTGTCCCATCCCTACGACAACGAAGCTTACCTGGAATATACCAAGCTAAACAGTTCCCGAATGCGTCGCCGGGATAAACAGTTATCGCTCGATAAACATTTGATGACGTTGTTACAGCGCTTGGAATTACCGCAGCATTGGATCATTATTACAGAGCCGTGGTGCGGCGATGCAGCCCATATACTTCCGTTTCTGATCCGGATGACCACACAAAATCCGCTGATCACCTATGATATTCAGTTACGTGATAGTAGTCCTTTCCTGATCGATTCCTATCTGACTGAAGGGGCGAAAAGCATCCCGAAACTGATCGTGCGGAACATGGCAGGAGAAGACTTGTTCAACTGGGGACCGCGCCCGAAGCCAGCTCAGAAACTGCTAAAATCCTTAACAGTTGCAAGCGTCGATCCAAAGATCGCCTTACAGAACTGGTATAATCAGAATAAAGGCGTTTCGATCAATGTGGAGATCACGCAGCTGTTCCAGCAATTGAACATTCGGTAA
- a CDS encoding DUF932 domain-containing protein — protein sequence MAHQINFNSNTGKHSFMSVKEKAWHGLGQIIDRYPTSSEAIQHAGLDYIVEKRPLFTYDTANHWGESSDDIIIPEIAVPNFFATVRADTEQVLGVVGNDYEVVQNREAFSFFDAIVGGGNGILYETAGALGNGERVFITAKLPDYIRVGVKDWIEQYLFLTTSHDGLGSITAAFTPIRIVCNNTLNAAMRNHSGAIKIRHTASAAERLKQAHTLMGISRELSNEMEGLFNRWAKVRITDSEVKKLIQIAMAPNKEVLDHLAEGKFDQLSTQYTNIVDGVYEYALASPTQQIDTTAGTVFGAYNAVTGYFQNVRSFKNEEAKFKSIMDGTAKQRAQTAFDLCRDFATHGQEALTYN from the coding sequence ATGGCACATCAGATCAATTTCAACAGCAATACAGGCAAACACAGTTTTATGAGTGTAAAGGAAAAAGCCTGGCACGGATTAGGGCAAATCATTGATCGTTACCCGACCAGTAGTGAAGCGATACAGCACGCAGGTTTGGACTACATTGTAGAGAAACGTCCTTTATTTACTTATGATACTGCCAACCATTGGGGCGAAAGCAGCGACGATATCATTATCCCTGAAATAGCAGTACCTAATTTCTTTGCCACCGTACGGGCAGATACCGAGCAGGTTTTAGGGGTTGTTGGCAATGACTATGAAGTAGTACAAAACCGTGAGGCGTTTTCCTTCTTTGACGCAATTGTCGGCGGAGGCAATGGTATCCTGTATGAGACCGCAGGCGCATTAGGAAACGGCGAACGGGTTTTTATTACCGCCAAACTGCCTGATTATATCCGTGTTGGTGTGAAGGACTGGATAGAGCAATACCTGTTTTTAACCACTTCGCACGACGGGTTAGGCAGTATTACCGCAGCATTTACGCCAATTAGAATTGTATGTAACAACACGCTTAATGCTGCCATGCGCAACCATTCAGGAGCAATTAAGATACGGCATACCGCGTCTGCTGCCGAGCGATTGAAGCAAGCGCATACGCTCATGGGCATCAGCCGTGAGTTGAGCAATGAAATGGAAGGCTTGTTTAACCGGTGGGCAAAAGTCCGCATTACTGACAGTGAAGTGAAAAAACTGATACAGATCGCTATGGCACCTAATAAAGAAGTATTAGACCATTTAGCCGAAGGCAAGTTTGACCAGCTTTCGACGCAATACACGAACATTGTAGACGGCGTGTATGAATATGCTTTAGCCAGTCCGACCCAGCAGATCGATACGACCGCGGGAACAGTGTTTGGTGCATACAATGCCGTAACAGGCTATTTTCAAAATGTACGCAGTTTTAAGAACGAGGAGGCTAAATTCAAATCTATCATGGACGGTACTGCCAAACAAAGGGCGCAAACCGCCTTTGATCTATGCCGGGACTTTGCCACTCATGGCCAAGAAGCATTGACGTACAATTGA
- a CDS encoding site-specific integrase, with protein sequence MLEKSFGILFYLRKQRNEASNLQYIILRVTVDGVAREMSVKRSWPSSRWNPKANRALGSKEDARTLNEFLDVVQANVYAARQKLLETGQMLTAEAVIEIVSGAAQRRRGLMALFKKHNEELEKLIGKGVAKGTWTNFNTSYRHLGTFLNKEYGTDEINIISLNLEFVKKFYNWLRVEKNLKHNSALKNIANMKKIVITCVDNGWLKVDPFVKFDLSREEVQTTFLVKEEIQAIAEKVFVNQRLARVRDVFIFCCFTGLAFADVKQLKKSEVSIGIDSQLRIYKGRQKTGTPSFIPLLPITMKILKKYEQDPECLGKDQLLPVLSNQKYNAYLKEIGDLCGIEKELKTHVARHTFGTSVTLANNVPLESIKEMMGHKSLRQTLHYAKVSGLKVSQDMAKLREHLQENNFISEAEIIKM encoded by the coding sequence ATGTTAGAGAAAAGCTTTGGTATTTTATTTTACTTAAGGAAACAAAGAAATGAAGCGTCAAATCTGCAGTACATTATCCTGCGTGTAACCGTCGACGGGGTAGCAAGAGAGATGTCCGTGAAGCGATCCTGGCCATCTTCCAGGTGGAACCCTAAAGCCAACCGGGCGCTCGGCTCGAAAGAAGATGCTAGAACCTTAAACGAATTTTTGGATGTTGTACAAGCCAATGTGTATGCTGCCAGGCAGAAACTCCTTGAAACCGGACAAATGCTCACTGCAGAAGCAGTTATCGAGATTGTAAGTGGCGCGGCCCAGCGCAGGCGTGGCCTGATGGCGCTGTTCAAAAAGCACAATGAGGAATTGGAGAAGTTGATAGGGAAGGGCGTGGCGAAGGGGACGTGGACAAATTTTAATACCAGTTACCGGCATTTGGGAACCTTTCTCAACAAAGAGTATGGGACAGATGAAATAAACATCATTTCATTAAACCTCGAGTTTGTAAAGAAATTCTATAACTGGTTACGAGTAGAAAAGAACTTAAAGCACAATTCAGCGCTTAAAAATATCGCCAATATGAAGAAGATCGTTATTACCTGCGTGGATAATGGCTGGCTGAAAGTTGATCCCTTTGTAAAATTCGATCTGTCACGGGAAGAAGTTCAAACAACGTTCCTGGTTAAAGAAGAGATCCAGGCAATAGCGGAAAAGGTGTTTGTTAATCAGAGGCTGGCGCGTGTACGGGATGTTTTTATTTTTTGTTGTTTTACAGGACTCGCGTTTGCAGATGTTAAGCAGTTGAAGAAGTCGGAAGTAAGTATTGGCATAGATAGCCAGTTGAGGATATACAAAGGAAGACAAAAGACCGGTACGCCTTCGTTTATACCGTTGCTACCGATCACTATGAAGATACTTAAAAAATATGAGCAAGATCCTGAATGCCTTGGTAAAGATCAGCTTTTGCCGGTTTTGAGTAACCAGAAATATAACGCGTATTTAAAGGAAATAGGGGATTTGTGTGGTATCGAGAAGGAATTGAAAACGCATGTCGCGAGACATACGTTCGGTACCAGCGTCACGCTGGCTAATAACGTGCCGCTGGAGTCAATTAAGGAAATGATGGGTCATAAGAGTTTGCGGCAAACGCTCCACTACGCAAAAGTTTCCGGTCTGAAAGTTTCTCAGGATATGGCCAAACTTCGGGAACATTTACAGGAAAATAATTTTATATCGGAGGCGGAAATAATCAAAATGTAA
- a CDS encoding HDIG domain-containing metalloprotein, whose translation MVQISTSRRKALLRKYARNIKFLMILGSICLIVAALPKQAQFRYEFEKGKVWNQKDLVSPYSFAILKTPQEIESDRKTALASVTPVYRFDRDMGKQQIEGFRNDLGIKWHTAGLPENQQEKYQAVGANLLNEVYSRGVIKVNQKHQRAEALNITVLNNNVSTERNINDLFTRDRALNYCEQQLNARKDMDKAFLLDLISDRLLVNLTFDESFTAKLEKEALDNLSLTRGMVQIGETIVAKGATVNDDVFQKLQSYKKAFEDNARIDGNGNLVLFGRFLLVGLAITLLIVFLYLFRRDIYNDNRLVGLILMVVTAMLATLSVAIMLQIPTLYYIPYCIVPIIIRILFDTRLALYIHLLVVLIAGFFVPNSFEFAYYQITAGMVAIYTIKNLIRREQFLTSALIITATYLVAFLGISFIRQGSLASIEWLDFIPFTVSVLLTLLAYPLIYAFEKLFALTSDITLIELTNTNSPLLREMAFTAPGTFQHSLQVANLAENAIYAIGGNALLVRAGALYHDIGKIENPLFFIENQTSSFNPHDKLPYEESAQIIIRHVSKGIEMARRANLPDIVTDFIRTHHGNTRVDYFYQSFLKNFPEKFIDENIFRYPGPIPFSKETGVLMLADSVEAASRSLKEPNQKSISDLVDRIVKYKLDQDQLKDSNITLKDIETIKTIFKRMLMSIYHVRIEY comes from the coding sequence ATGGTTCAAATTTCTACATCCCGGCGCAAAGCTTTGCTGCGTAAATATGCACGTAACATTAAATTTTTAATGATACTGGGCAGTATATGCCTCATTGTTGCTGCTTTACCCAAGCAAGCGCAATTTAGATATGAGTTTGAAAAGGGCAAGGTATGGAATCAAAAAGACCTGGTGTCTCCGTATAGTTTCGCTATCCTGAAAACGCCGCAGGAAATTGAGAGCGACCGTAAAACCGCGCTGGCAAGCGTAACGCCCGTTTACCGGTTTGACCGTGATATGGGTAAGCAGCAGATTGAAGGGTTCAGGAATGACCTGGGGATAAAATGGCATACCGCCGGGCTGCCTGAAAACCAGCAGGAAAAGTATCAAGCCGTAGGGGCAAACCTTTTAAACGAAGTGTACAGTAGGGGTGTTATAAAGGTTAATCAAAAACATCAGCGAGCAGAAGCCTTAAATATCACTGTACTAAATAATAATGTATCAACCGAGCGCAATATAAATGATCTGTTCACGCGTGACCGGGCTCTAAACTATTGCGAACAGCAGCTAAACGCCCGTAAAGACATGGACAAGGCGTTTTTGTTAGACTTGATAAGCGACCGCCTGCTGGTGAATCTCACCTTTGACGAAAGCTTTACCGCCAAGCTCGAAAAAGAAGCGTTAGACAACCTTTCGCTTACCCGGGGAATGGTACAAATAGGAGAAACTATTGTTGCTAAAGGCGCAACGGTAAATGATGATGTTTTTCAAAAACTGCAATCATACAAAAAAGCGTTTGAAGACAATGCGCGTATTGATGGAAACGGAAACCTGGTGTTATTTGGCCGGTTTTTGCTGGTTGGCCTTGCCATAACACTGCTCATCGTGTTTCTGTATCTGTTCAGGCGTGATATATATAATGATAACCGTTTAGTGGGCCTGATATTGATGGTAGTTACGGCTATGTTAGCTACGCTTTCTGTAGCCATAATGCTGCAAATACCAACCTTATATTATATACCTTACTGTATAGTGCCAATTATTATTAGGATATTATTTGATACCCGTTTGGCGCTTTACATACATTTATTAGTGGTGCTGATAGCCGGCTTTTTTGTGCCCAACAGTTTCGAATTTGCGTATTACCAAATTACCGCGGGTATGGTGGCTATCTATACCATAAAAAACCTGATACGCCGCGAGCAATTTCTCACTTCGGCATTAATCATCACGGCTACCTATCTTGTCGCGTTTCTCGGTATTTCATTTATCAGGCAGGGGAGCCTGGCATCCATTGAATGGCTGGATTTTATACCGTTTACGGTAAGTGTGTTGCTTACGCTGCTGGCATATCCGCTAATCTATGCTTTCGAGAAGCTTTTCGCGCTTACGTCAGATATTACGCTGATTGAACTTACTAATACCAATTCGCCATTATTGCGCGAAATGGCTTTCACGGCGCCAGGCACCTTTCAGCATTCGTTGCAAGTGGCTAACCTTGCAGAAAACGCAATTTACGCGATAGGGGGCAACGCCTTATTGGTTAGAGCCGGTGCGCTTTATCACGATATCGGTAAAATAGAAAACCCGCTATTTTTCATCGAGAACCAAACATCGTCCTTTAATCCGCACGATAAACTGCCATATGAGGAGAGCGCTCAGATTATTATTCGCCATGTAAGCAAAGGTATTGAGATGGCACGGCGGGCAAACCTGCCGGATATTGTGACCGACTTTATACGTACACACCATGGCAATACGCGTGTTGACTATTTTTACCAGTCATTTTTGAAAAATTTTCCGGAAAAATTCATTGACGAGAACATTTTTCGCTATCCGGGGCCTATACCTTTCTCTAAGGAGACCGGTGTTTTAATGCTGGCCGACTCGGTTGAGGCGGCTTCACGCTCATTGAAGGAGCCTAATCAAAAATCGATCAGTGACCTGGTTGATCGCATTGTAAAATATAAATTAGATCAGGATCAGTTGAAAGACAGCAACATAACGCTAAAAGACATCGAAACCATCAAAACGATATTTAAACGAATGCTGATGAGTATTTACCACGTGCGGATAGAATATTAA
- a CDS encoding SPFH domain-containing protein: MENEKIINPPSGYATFAMFLILIAASGILIWQGMPIIAVIIFILNFSLVLPGLVIVNPNESKVLTLFGKYTGTVKKDGFFWVNPFTVKKKVSLRAFNLNGQQLKVNDKVGNPIEIAAVIVWRVKDTAAAVFSVENYIQYVNIQSEAAVRHLANSFAYDHFEDEDASVTLRDGAEHVSILLEKELNDRLARAGIEVLEARISHLAYAPEIANAMLQRQQATAIIAARKQIVEGAVGMVEMALDKLSAKNIVELDEERKAAMVSNLLVVLCGERNVAPVVNTGTLYH, from the coding sequence ATGGAAAACGAAAAAATCATCAACCCGCCGTCCGGATACGCTACCTTCGCGATGTTTTTAATATTGATTGCCGCGTCGGGTATATTAATATGGCAGGGTATGCCGATAATCGCCGTTATTATATTCATACTCAACTTTTCGCTTGTTCTGCCCGGACTGGTAATTGTTAACCCTAACGAATCTAAAGTATTAACCCTGTTTGGTAAGTATACCGGCACGGTTAAAAAAGACGGCTTTTTCTGGGTTAATCCCTTCACTGTTAAAAAGAAGGTGTCGTTAAGAGCTTTTAATCTGAACGGACAGCAACTTAAGGTAAACGACAAGGTGGGCAATCCCATTGAAATTGCCGCAGTAATAGTTTGGCGCGTTAAGGATACGGCAGCAGCGGTATTTTCGGTTGAAAATTACATTCAATACGTTAACATCCAGAGCGAGGCCGCCGTACGCCACTTAGCCAACTCGTTCGCTTACGATCATTTTGAAGATGAGGACGCATCAGTTACGCTGCGCGACGGCGCCGAACATGTAAGTATATTACTCGAAAAGGAATTAAATGACAGGCTTGCCCGTGCGGGTATCGAAGTGCTGGAAGCGCGTATCTCACACCTGGCTTACGCTCCTGAAATTGCGAACGCCATGCTCCAGCGCCAGCAGGCTACAGCTATTATAGCAGCGCGTAAGCAAATTGTTGAAGGTGCAGTCGGCATGGTTGAGATGGCGCTTGATAAGCTATCTGCAAAAAATATAGTCGAACTGGACGAAGAGCGCAAGGCCGCTATGGTGAGTAACCTGCTTGTAGTGCTTTGCGGTGAGCGGAATGTGGCGCCGGTAGTTAACACGGGCACTCTTTACCATTAA
- a CDS encoding Arc family DNA binding domain-containing protein, which produces MAEKKAFILRINPEMLKEVENWAAEEFRSTNGQIEYLLQQALNARKKTKKKKDPLQ; this is translated from the coding sequence ATGGCCGAAAAAAAAGCTTTTATATTGCGCATCAATCCTGAAATGCTGAAGGAGGTTGAAAATTGGGCTGCCGAAGAATTCAGAAGCACTAATGGCCAGATTGAATACCTGCTGCAACAGGCACTTAACGCGCGCAAAAAAACCAAAAAGAAAAAAGATCCGTTACAATAA
- a CDS encoding MFS transporter, with protein MAETLTPASTPKGKIPRSIPFIIGNEFSERFSFYGMRSILAIFLVNQFFNPNHIPALTTQAEAQSNYYNHLFSTLVYFTPLLGAILADWFFGKYRVILMGSIIYTFGHFLLSIFDSSLDGFIAGLVVIAIAAGGIKSCVSANVGDQFDHNNQHLMSKIYSWFYFSINAGSTVSILLIPYLYEHFGASVAFGVPGILMALATIIFFSGRKMYVKVPPSGIRKENFITISLYTLKAKFSNKDKTKKAWNVTEAKYGKAKTDAVKSVWNVMAVFAFIPIFWAMWDMNSAEWALQAAKLDLDLGIFGLRILPSQVQFVNALFLLILIPVFNYGVYPLVEKLGVKLTPLKKIGAGLFVTGLSFVIIALVQVNLQNGEQPSIWWQILAFIILSAGEVMVSITGLEYAYTQSPPSMKSTMTGIWYLTYSVGTFFTTLINKNISEKGFFAYFEGDKYFWLFVGIIGGFFVLFLFVSPHIKERSYLADETLAGALDIKGDKTQEIHPDNPIV; from the coding sequence ATGGCAGAAACATTAACCCCAGCTTCTACCCCGAAGGGTAAGATACCCCGCAGTATTCCTTTTATTATAGGTAACGAATTTTCAGAGCGCTTCAGCTTTTACGGCATGCGCAGTATACTGGCAATATTTTTAGTAAACCAGTTTTTTAATCCCAACCATATACCGGCATTAACCACACAAGCCGAAGCGCAATCGAATTATTATAACCACCTTTTTTCAACACTGGTATACTTTACGCCACTTCTCGGCGCAATATTGGCCGACTGGTTTTTTGGCAAATACCGGGTAATTTTAATGGGCTCTATCATTTATACCTTCGGGCACTTCCTGCTGTCGATTTTTGACAGCTCACTGGATGGCTTCATTGCAGGCCTAGTAGTGATAGCAATAGCGGCTGGTGGTATAAAATCGTGCGTATCTGCTAACGTTGGTGATCAGTTTGATCATAACAACCAGCACCTGATGAGCAAGATTTACAGCTGGTTTTACTTCAGTATAAACGCCGGTTCAACGGTGAGTATATTACTTATCCCCTATTTATATGAGCATTTTGGCGCTTCTGTGGCGTTTGGTGTACCGGGTATACTAATGGCTTTGGCTACTATTATATTCTTTTCGGGCCGCAAAATGTATGTAAAAGTTCCGCCAAGCGGCATCCGTAAGGAAAACTTTATCACCATCAGTTTATACACATTAAAAGCTAAATTCAGCAATAAAGACAAAACCAAAAAGGCCTGGAATGTAACTGAAGCCAAGTATGGAAAAGCAAAAACCGACGCCGTAAAATCAGTTTGGAATGTAATGGCGGTTTTCGCATTCATCCCCATCTTCTGGGCAATGTGGGACATGAACAGTGCAGAATGGGCCCTGCAAGCCGCAAAGCTTGACCTTGATTTGGGCATCTTCGGTTTACGCATTCTGCCATCGCAAGTTCAGTTTGTAAACGCTTTGTTCCTGCTGATTTTGATACCGGTGTTCAATTACGGCGTTTATCCGTTAGTTGAAAAATTAGGCGTAAAGCTTACGCCGCTCAAAAAAATTGGCGCAGGCTTATTTGTTACCGGCTTAAGCTTTGTAATTATAGCATTGGTTCAGGTTAACCTTCAAAACGGCGAACAGCCTTCTATATGGTGGCAAATACTGGCTTTCATCATCCTGTCGGCCGGTGAGGTAATGGTATCTATCACAGGCTTGGAATACGCGTACACACAATCTCCCCCATCAATGAAAAGCACCATGACCGGCATATGGTACCTGACTTATTCAGTTGGTACTTTCTTTACCACGCTGATAAATAAAAACATCTCTGAAAAAGGTTTCTTCGCTTATTTTGAGGGCGATAAATACTTTTGGCTGTTTGTGGGCATTATCGGTGGTTTCTTTGTGCTCTTTTTGTTTGTGAGCCCGCACATTAAGGAGCGCAGCTACCTTGCGGATGAAACGCTTGCTGGCGCCTTGGATATAAAAGGAGATAAAACACAGGAAATTCATCCGGATAACCCGATTGTTTAA
- a CDS encoding polyprenol monophosphomannose synthase, with the protein MPDSIVIIPTYNERENIERMVRKVFSLPHDFHILIVDDGSPDGTQQIVENLQLKYTDRLFMEKRAGKQGLGTAYIHGFKWCIARHYDFIFEMDADFSHNPDDLLKLRQACIEGADASVGSRYIKGVNVVNWPMSRVLMSYFASVYVRMITGLDIQDFTAGFMCYKRKVLETVQLDKIKFVGYAFQIEMKYTAIKHGFKVVEVPIIFTDRTAGESKMSTRIFREAFLGVIQMRINSIFRKYPEG; encoded by the coding sequence GTGCCTGATAGTATTGTAATAATTCCTACGTATAACGAAAGGGAAAATATTGAGCGGATGGTTCGCAAAGTATTTTCCCTTCCGCATGATTTCCATATCCTTATCGTTGACGATGGCTCGCCCGATGGCACCCAACAGATAGTTGAAAATCTGCAACTTAAATATACCGACCGTCTTTTTATGGAGAAACGTGCCGGGAAGCAAGGTTTAGGTACCGCCTATATCCATGGTTTTAAGTGGTGCATAGCACGGCATTACGATTTCATTTTTGAAATGGATGCCGATTTCTCACATAATCCAGACGATTTATTAAAGCTACGCCAGGCATGTATTGAAGGCGCCGACGCATCCGTTGGCTCCCGTTACATAAAAGGAGTTAACGTAGTAAACTGGCCCATGAGCCGTGTATTGATGAGCTACTTCGCGTCCGTTTACGTACGTATGATAACCGGCCTGGATATACAGGATTTTACCGCTGGGTTTATGTGCTATAAACGCAAGGTGCTCGAAACCGTACAGCTCGATAAAATAAAATTCGTAGGCTACGCCTTCCAGATCGAGATGAAATACACAGCTATTAAACATGGCTTTAAAGTAGTTGAAGTGCCGATTATTTTTACAGATCGCACGGCTGGGGAATCAAAAATGTCAACACGTATATTCCGCGAAGCATTTTTAGGCGTTATACAGATGCGTATAAACAGTATATTCCGCAAGTATCCTGAAGGCTGA